The Sphingobium sp. JS3065 genome includes a region encoding these proteins:
- a CDS encoding tyrosine-type recombinase/integrase has translation MTVSINTAPISPLRQRMQHDMMMRGFGPHTQKDYIRHVKRLAAFLGRPPDTATEEDLRRFQVMQHESGVRPATINSPVSALRFLFTVTLKRRDLARALVITRIVPRMPEVLSVEEAARLLQAAPGIKYKAALGVAYGAGLHVSEVAHLKVDDIDSKRMLIHIEQGKGGKDRNAMLSPQLLELLRMWWREGRKRGVLIPHGWLFPGQTVTDPISTRQLHRAVQEAAEVAGIRKRVSPHTLRHSFATHLLEQDVDIRVIQVLLGHSKLETTALYTKVSTRTIHAVSSPLDQLMALMEGKTPAG, from the coding sequence ATGACTGTCTCGATCAACACCGCTCCGATCAGCCCGCTCCGTCAACGCATGCAGCACGATATGATGATGCGGGGTTTTGGCCCCCATACACAGAAGGATTATATCCGCCATGTGAAGCGCCTGGCCGCCTTTCTCGGACGTCCTCCCGATACGGCGACCGAAGAGGACCTGCGCCGCTTCCAGGTGATGCAGCATGAAAGCGGCGTCCGGCCTGCCACCATCAATAGCCCGGTGTCGGCGCTCCGCTTCCTGTTCACGGTGACGCTCAAGCGGCGCGATCTGGCACGGGCGCTGGTAATCACCCGTATTGTCCCCCGGATGCCCGAAGTGCTGAGCGTCGAGGAGGCCGCGCGACTGCTCCAGGCAGCGCCGGGCATCAAGTACAAGGCGGCATTGGGCGTCGCCTATGGCGCGGGCCTGCATGTGTCAGAGGTCGCCCACCTCAAGGTCGATGATATCGACAGCAAGCGGATGCTGATCCACATCGAGCAGGGCAAGGGCGGCAAGGACCGCAATGCCATGCTCTCGCCGCAGTTGCTCGAACTGCTGCGGATGTGGTGGCGCGAGGGCAGGAAGCGCGGTGTCCTGATCCCGCATGGCTGGCTGTTCCCGGGCCAGACTGTCACCGATCCGATCTCGACCCGGCAGCTGCACCGCGCGGTTCAGGAGGCAGCCGAGGTGGCCGGAATCCGCAAGCGCGTCAGCCCCCACACCCTGCGGCACTCCTTCGCCACGCACCTGCTCGAACAGGATGTCGATATCCGCGTGATCCAGGTCCTGCTCGGCCACAGCAAGCTCGAAACCACCGCGCTTTACACCAAGGTCTCGACCCGGACGATCCACGCCGTGTCGAGCCCGCTCGACCAACTGATGGCGCTGATGGAGGGCAAGACGCCCGCCGGCTGA
- the lgt gene encoding prolipoprotein diacylglyceryl transferase, whose amino-acid sequence MILDLAAAASGAIRFDQLGLSPVALDLGFFTLKWYSLAYLAGILIGYWYLLKLIAQPGSPMARRHADDMIFYATLGIIIGGRLAYVFFYQPEILRNPLDIFKLWNGGMSFHGGAIGVSLGILYMARREKLSWLRIHDFVACCVPFGLFFGRLANFVNGELWGKETDVPWGIVFPTGGPFARHPSQLYEAVLEGMVLFLILAFAFWKTRARYNPGMLVGLFLLGYGVFRFGVEYFREADAQLMEFAARTGLHMGQWLCVPMILGGLYLIVTAKGRRVRVEPVAGSASVS is encoded by the coding sequence TTGATCCTTGACCTTGCCGCCGCCGCTTCGGGCGCCATCCGTTTCGACCAGCTAGGCCTCAGCCCGGTCGCGCTCGACCTCGGCTTCTTCACGCTGAAATGGTACAGCCTCGCCTATCTGGCGGGCATATTGATCGGCTACTGGTATCTGCTGAAGCTGATCGCCCAGCCCGGTTCGCCCATGGCCCGCCGCCATGCCGACGACATGATCTTCTACGCGACGCTGGGCATCATCATCGGCGGGCGGCTGGCCTATGTCTTCTTCTACCAGCCCGAAATCCTTCGCAATCCGCTGGACATCTTCAAGCTGTGGAACGGCGGCATGTCCTTCCATGGCGGGGCGATCGGCGTGTCGCTCGGCATCCTCTACATGGCGCGCAGGGAAAAGCTGTCCTGGCTGCGCATCCATGATTTCGTCGCCTGCTGCGTCCCCTTCGGCCTGTTCTTTGGCCGCCTCGCCAATTTCGTGAACGGGGAACTTTGGGGCAAGGAGACCGACGTGCCCTGGGGGATCGTCTTTCCCACCGGCGGCCCCTTCGCCCGCCATCCGAGCCAGCTTTACGAAGCCGTCCTGGAAGGCATGGTGCTGTTCCTGATCCTCGCCTTCGCCTTCTGGAAGACCCGCGCCCGCTACAATCCCGGCATGCTCGTCGGCCTCTTCCTGCTTGGCTACGGCGTCTTCCGCTTCGGCGTCGAATATTTTCGCGAGGCCGACGCCCAACTCATGGAATTCGCCGCCCGCACCGGCCTGCATATGGGCCAGTGGCTGTGCGTCCCGATGATCCTGGGCGGCCTCTACCTGATCGTCACGGCGAAGGGCCGCCGCGTCCGCGTCGAACCCGTTGCAGGCAGCGCGAGTGTCAGTTGA
- a CDS encoding class I SAM-dependent methyltransferase, with amino-acid sequence MSVELTLSERLARQIAAGGPISVAHYMAEANQHYYGTRDPLGVAGDFTTAPEISQMFGELIGLCLADIWMRSGTRPAVNYVELGPGRGTLASDALRSMASAGLHPRIHFVETSPSLRERQRALIPNVQHHDAVSTLPDEGPLLVVANEFFDALPVRQIVRVGSEWRERVVIRPDPDEPDRFAPMPGYRRVESGIPAMAADAPEGTILEMPLAGSAIALELAHRIAKQGGAAIIVDYGYEGPATGDTLQAVRAHRFADPFLEPGESDLTTHVDFTMIGNMARQAGLRVTRTVGQGAFLRQLGIDARADQLSRTTPARAEEVEAARHRLTADDAMGTLFKAMAWVHPDWADPAGFEG; translated from the coding sequence GTGTCAGTTGAGCTGACTTTGTCCGAACGCCTCGCCCGCCAGATCGCGGCGGGCGGCCCGATCTCCGTCGCCCATTATATGGCGGAGGCGAACCAGCATTATTACGGCACCCGCGATCCGCTGGGCGTAGCGGGCGATTTCACCACCGCGCCCGAGATCAGCCAGATGTTCGGGGAACTGATCGGCCTGTGCCTGGCGGACATCTGGATGCGGTCCGGCACCCGTCCGGCGGTGAATTATGTCGAGCTAGGCCCTGGCCGCGGCACGCTCGCTTCCGACGCGCTGCGTTCCATGGCCAGCGCCGGGCTTCACCCGCGCATCCATTTCGTGGAGACCAGCCCCAGCCTGCGCGAACGGCAAAGGGCGCTCATTCCCAACGTCCAGCACCATGACGCCGTGTCCACCCTGCCGGACGAGGGGCCGTTGCTGGTCGTCGCCAATGAATTTTTCGACGCCCTCCCCGTCCGGCAGATCGTCCGCGTCGGCAGCGAATGGCGCGAACGGGTCGTCATCCGCCCCGACCCGGACGAACCCGACCGCTTCGCCCCCATGCCCGGTTACCGCCGCGTCGAATCCGGCATCCCCGCCATGGCCGCGGACGCGCCGGAGGGCACGATCCTGGAAATGCCCCTCGCCGGATCGGCCATCGCGCTGGAACTGGCCCACCGAATCGCGAAGCAGGGCGGCGCCGCGATCATCGTCGACTATGGCTATGAAGGCCCGGCGACCGGCGACACGCTCCAGGCGGTCAGGGCGCATCGCTTCGCCGATCCATTTCTGGAACCGGGCGAAAGCGACCTCACCACCCATGTCGATTTCACCATGATCGGCAATATGGCGCGGCAGGCCGGGCTGCGCGTGACGCGGACCGTCGGTCAGGGCGCGTTTTTACGCCAGCTCGGCATCGACGCCCGCGCCGATCAGCTCAGCCGAACCACCCCCGCCCGCGCGGAAGAGGTGGAAGCCGCCCGCCACCGGCTGACCGCCGACGACGCCATGGGAACGCTGTTCAAGGCGATGGCCTGGGTTCACCCGGACTGGGCCGACCCGGCGGGATTCGAGGGCTGA
- the gmk gene encoding guanylate kinase, translating to MADSTSIETPDFKRRGVLFVLSSPSGAGKSTIARKLLAAEPDLAMSVSATTRPMRPGEVEGKDYHFVDLEEFRRMTAEHEFLEWAHVFGQRYGTPRAPVEEMLKSGQDVLFDIDWQGAQQLHQIAGGDVVRIFILPPSMEELERRLRGRATDSDEVIEGRMSRAAGEIAHWDGYDYVLCNVDAEDCFRRVQTILHAERMKRSRQTGLIGFIRRLSRYHQED from the coding sequence ATGGCCGACAGCACCTCCATCGAGACGCCCGATTTCAAGCGCCGCGGCGTCCTGTTCGTTCTTTCCTCGCCTTCGGGCGCGGGCAAATCCACCATTGCGCGCAAACTGCTCGCCGCTGAGCCGGATCTGGCGATGTCGGTGTCCGCGACGACGCGGCCGATGCGGCCGGGCGAGGTCGAGGGCAAGGACTATCATTTCGTCGATCTGGAGGAATTCCGGCGGATGACCGCCGAGCATGAGTTCCTGGAATGGGCGCATGTCTTCGGCCAGCGTTACGGCACGCCCCGCGCGCCGGTGGAGGAGATGCTGAAGTCCGGACAGGACGTGCTGTTCGACATCGATTGGCAGGGCGCGCAGCAATTGCACCAGATTGCAGGCGGCGACGTGGTCCGCATCTTCATCCTGCCGCCGTCCATGGAGGAACTGGAGCGTCGTTTGCGGGGCCGGGCGACGGACAGCGATGAAGTGATCGAGGGCCGCATGTCGCGTGCCGCCGGGGAGATCGCGCATTGGGACGGCTATGATTATGTCCTTTGCAATGTCGATGCGGAGGATTGCTTCCGCCGCGTCCAGACCATCCTGCATGCCGAGCGCATGAAGCGCAGCCGCCAGACGGGTCTCATTGGCTTCATCCGCAGGCTCAGCCGCTATCATCAGGAGGATTGA
- the fumC gene encoding class II fumarate hydratase yields MSETRTETDSIGAIEVPAGAYWGAQTQRSIENFPFGADERMPIGIVHALAIVKQAAARVNRGHGLDSGLADAIEAAAAEVIAGHHDDQFPLVIWQTGSGTQSNMNVNEVIAGIANEALTGKRGGKKPVHPNDHVNMGQSSNDSFPTALHIAAARAVTGHLFPALDRLHAALDAKAKAWAGIVKIGRTHLQDATPLTLGQEFSGYAHQLYRSRKRIEPATMHGMTALAQGGTAVGTGLNAPQGFDVDVAREIAALTGLPFRTADNKFEALASNDPLVHLSSTLATLAVALTKIANDIRLLGSGPRSGLGELDLPANEPGSSIMPGKVNPTQCEMLTMVAAQVIGNHQAVTVGGLQGHLELNVFKPLIGAAVLRSIHLLSVGMDSFAERCVEGLEANERRIAELVDRSLMLVTALAPEIGYDNAAKIAKHAHAEGLTLKEAGLALGLVDEATFDRLVRPENMV; encoded by the coding sequence TTGAGCGAGACTCGTACCGAAACCGACAGCATCGGCGCTATCGAAGTGCCTGCCGGCGCTTATTGGGGCGCGCAGACCCAGCGCAGCATCGAAAATTTCCCTTTCGGGGCCGACGAGCGGATGCCGATCGGCATCGTCCACGCCCTGGCCATCGTGAAGCAGGCCGCGGCGCGGGTGAATCGCGGCCATGGACTCGATTCGGGCCTGGCCGATGCGATCGAGGCGGCCGCCGCCGAAGTGATCGCGGGCCACCATGACGACCAGTTTCCCCTCGTCATCTGGCAAACCGGCAGCGGCACCCAGTCGAACATGAACGTCAATGAGGTGATTGCGGGCATCGCCAATGAAGCGCTGACCGGCAAGCGCGGCGGCAAGAAGCCGGTCCACCCCAACGACCATGTGAATATGGGACAGTCGTCCAACGACAGTTTCCCGACCGCGTTGCATATCGCGGCGGCGCGGGCGGTGACGGGGCATTTGTTTCCCGCACTGGACCGGCTGCATGCGGCGCTCGATGCCAAGGCCAAGGCATGGGCAGGCATCGTCAAGATCGGTCGTACGCATTTGCAGGATGCGACGCCCCTGACGCTGGGGCAGGAATTTTCCGGCTATGCGCATCAACTCTACCGTAGCCGCAAGCGGATCGAACCCGCGACCATGCATGGCATGACGGCGCTGGCGCAGGGCGGCACGGCGGTCGGCACCGGCCTCAATGCGCCCCAGGGCTTCGATGTCGATGTGGCGAGGGAGATTGCGGCGCTGACCGGCTTGCCGTTCCGCACCGCCGACAACAAGTTCGAGGCGCTGGCGTCCAACGATCCGCTGGTTCATCTGTCCTCGACCCTGGCGACGCTGGCGGTGGCGCTGACCAAGATCGCCAATGACATCCGCCTGCTCGGCAGCGGTCCGCGCTCGGGCCTTGGTGAACTGGACCTGCCCGCCAATGAGCCGGGCAGTTCCATCATGCCCGGCAAGGTCAACCCGACCCAGTGCGAGATGCTGACCATGGTCGCCGCCCAGGTCATCGGCAATCATCAGGCGGTGACGGTCGGCGGCTTGCAGGGGCATCTGGAACTCAATGTCTTCAAGCCGCTGATCGGCGCGGCGGTGCTGCGGTCGATCCATTTGCTGAGCGTCGGCATGGACAGCTTTGCCGAACGCTGCGTCGAAGGGCTGGAGGCGAACGAAAGGCGGATAGCCGAACTGGTCGACCGGTCGCTGATGCTGGTGACGGCGCTGGCCCCGGAAATCGGCTATGACAATGCAGCGAAGATCGCCAAGCACGCCCATGCCGAGGGGCTGACCCTGAAGGAGGCGGGGTTGGCTTTGGGGCTGGTGGATGAAGCGACCTTCGACCGGCTGGTGCGGCCTGAAAATATGGTCTGA
- a CDS encoding SspB family protein, which yields MSDDLPDSLIPYDEIVQEALRAVVGRVLGEIERSGGLPGVHHFYITFKTQAVGVDIPRHLVERFPDEMTIVLQNKFWDLKVGDDAFGVSLTFNQVAAHLHIPFAAITAFVDPAVNFALQFQAQADIAPEPHEEAENDAPQMTTEDGSNVVTVDFGKKK from the coding sequence ATGAGCGATGACCTGCCCGACAGCCTGATTCCCTATGACGAAATCGTGCAGGAGGCCCTGCGCGCCGTGGTTGGCCGCGTATTGGGGGAAATCGAGCGTTCCGGCGGGCTTCCCGGCGTGCATCACTTCTACATCACCTTCAAGACTCAGGCGGTCGGTGTCGATATTCCGCGCCATCTGGTCGAGCGCTTCCCGGATGAGATGACCATCGTGCTCCAGAATAAATTCTGGGATTTGAAGGTCGGCGATGATGCTTTCGGGGTCAGCCTGACCTTCAATCAGGTGGCCGCGCATCTGCATATTCCCTTCGCCGCGATCACTGCCTTTGTCGATCCGGCGGTGAATTTCGCCCTTCAGTTCCAGGCGCAGGCCGACATCGCGCCCGAACCGCATGAAGAGGCGGAGAATGACGCGCCCCAGATGACGACGGAAGATGGCTCGAATGTCGTCACCGTGGATTTCGGCAAGAAAAAATAG
- the hisB gene encoding imidazoleglycerol-phosphate dehydratase HisB produces the protein MRTADIHRNTAETQIDVTVNLDGTGIYTVSTGIGFFDHMIEQLSRHSLIDMEVKTVGDLHVDQHHTTEDTAIAIGEAVAKALGDKRGISRYGSVYSPMDETLTRVSLDISGRPWLVFKAPFTVQRIGEWDTEMVEHFFHSFAQAAGITLHIENLYGSNNHHIVESCFKGLARALRQAVEIDPRKADAIPSTKGIL, from the coding sequence ATGCGCACGGCCGACATTCACCGCAACACTGCGGAAACGCAGATCGACGTGACCGTCAACCTGGACGGCACCGGCATCTATACCGTTTCGACGGGCATTGGCTTTTTCGATCACATGATCGAGCAACTGTCCCGCCACTCGCTGATCGACATGGAGGTGAAGACGGTCGGCGACCTGCATGTCGACCAGCACCACACCACCGAGGATACGGCGATCGCAATCGGCGAGGCGGTGGCCAAGGCGCTGGGCGACAAGCGCGGCATTTCCCGCTACGGCAGCGTCTATTCCCCGATGGACGAGACGCTGACCCGCGTGTCGCTGGACATTTCCGGCCGCCCCTGGCTGGTGTTCAAGGCGCCCTTCACCGTGCAGCGCATCGGGGAATGGGATACGGAAATGGTCGAGCATTTCTTCCACAGCTTCGCCCAGGCCGCGGGGATCACGCTGCACATCGAAAATCTTTACGGCAGCAACAATCATCACATCGTGGAAAGCTGCTTCAAGGGGCTTGCCCGCGCACTGCGGCAGGCGGTGGAGATCGACCCGCGCAAGGCCGACGCCATTCCGTCGACCAAGGGGATATTGTGA
- the hisH gene encoding imidazole glycerol phosphate synthase subunit HisH → MTTLALIDYGAGNLHSVHNALRKAGATDAAITADADLVAKADRIVLPGVGAFRACRDALVAIPGMVEAMNEAVHRRGVPFLGVCVGMQLLADAGEEFGRHEGLGWISGTVRLIEPHDPAIKVPHMGWNDVTLRGNPPLLEAGEAYFLHSYHFDVAQDDHIAAVTDHGGPLVAAVARDTIIGCQFHPEKSQNYGLSFLSRFLEWRP, encoded by the coding sequence GTGACGACGCTTGCCCTGATCGATTACGGCGCGGGCAACCTTCATTCGGTGCATAACGCCCTGCGCAAGGCGGGCGCGACGGATGCCGCCATCACCGCCGACGCCGATCTGGTGGCGAAGGCGGATCGTATCGTCCTGCCCGGCGTGGGCGCCTTCCGCGCCTGCCGCGATGCGCTGGTCGCCATCCCCGGCATGGTCGAGGCGATGAACGAAGCAGTGCATCGGCGCGGCGTGCCCTTTCTGGGCGTGTGCGTGGGCATGCAGCTGCTGGCCGACGCCGGGGAGGAATTCGGGCGGCATGAAGGGTTGGGCTGGATTTCCGGCACGGTACGCCTGATCGAGCCGCACGATCCGGCGATCAAGGTGCCGCATATGGGCTGGAACGACGTGACCCTGCGCGGCAATCCTCCGCTGCTGGAAGCGGGCGAGGCCTATTTCCTGCACAGCTATCATTTCGACGTAGCGCAGGACGATCATATCGCCGCCGTGACCGATCATGGCGGCCCGCTGGTCGCCGCGGTGGCGCGGGACACGATCATCGGCTGCCAGTTTCACCCGGAAAAGAGCCAGAATTACGGCCTTTCCTTCCTTTCCCGCTTTCTGGAATGGCGTCCATGA
- the hisA gene encoding 1-(5-phosphoribosyl)-5-[(5-phosphoribosylamino)methylideneamino]imidazole-4-carboxamide isomerase: MSLIVFPAIDLKGGQVVRLAEGDMNRATVYGDNPAAQALLFAEAGAQHLHVVDLDGSFAGHAVNAEAVEAIVAAFPGHVQLGGGIRNREAVERWFDLGVSRIVIGTAALKDPDFVKAAARDFPGGIVVAVDARDGFVATDGWAEKSDMPVVDLARRFEDAGVASLLFTDVGRDGLLKGCNIDATVDLARATDIPVIASGGVAGIADIRILSLHADEGIEGVITGRALYDGRLDLKTALTVAQAAA; this comes from the coding sequence ATGAGCCTCATCGTTTTCCCCGCCATCGACCTAAAGGGCGGCCAGGTCGTCCGCCTGGCCGAAGGCGACATGAATCGCGCCACCGTCTATGGCGACAATCCCGCCGCGCAGGCGCTGCTGTTCGCGGAAGCGGGTGCGCAGCATCTGCACGTGGTCGATCTCGACGGCAGCTTCGCGGGCCATGCCGTCAATGCCGAAGCGGTCGAAGCCATCGTCGCGGCCTTTCCCGGTCATGTGCAACTGGGCGGCGGCATCCGTAACCGGGAGGCGGTGGAACGCTGGTTCGACCTGGGCGTATCGCGCATCGTGATCGGCACGGCGGCGCTGAAAGACCCGGATTTCGTCAAGGCCGCCGCGCGGGATTTTCCCGGCGGCATCGTGGTGGCGGTGGATGCCCGCGACGGCTTCGTCGCGACGGACGGCTGGGCCGAGAAATCGGACATGCCGGTGGTCGACCTTGCCCGCCGGTTCGAGGATGCGGGCGTCGCCAGCCTGCTCTTCACCGATGTCGGCCGCGACGGGCTGCTGAAGGGCTGCAATATCGATGCGACCGTCGATCTGGCGCGGGCGACGGACATTCCCGTGATCGCCAGCGGCGGGGTCGCGGGCATCGCGGATATCCGCATCCTCAGTCTTCATGCCGATGAGGGCATTGAAGGCGTGATCACCGGCCGGGCGCTCTATGACGGGCGGCTGGACCTCAAGACCGCGCTGACGGTGGCGCAGGCGGCGGCATAG
- the hisF gene encoding imidazole glycerol phosphate synthase subunit HisF has translation MTVRTRVIPCLDVANGRVVKGVNFVDLRDAGDPVEQAKIYDAAGADELCFLDITATHEARGTILDVVRRTAEVCFMPVTVGGGVRSPEDARALLLAGADKVAVNSAAVVRPEVVADIADRFGSQCVVGSVDARRVGEGRWEIFTHGGRKPTGIDALEHAVRLADLGAGELLVTSMDGDGTKAGYDLALTRAIADAVSVPVIASGGVGTLEHLVEGVIEGHASAVLAASIFHFGQHSIAEAHQALAAAGIPVRAG, from the coding sequence ATGACCGTCCGCACCCGCGTCATACCCTGCCTGGACGTCGCCAATGGGCGCGTCGTCAAGGGCGTGAACTTCGTCGACCTGCGTGACGCAGGCGATCCGGTAGAGCAGGCCAAGATCTACGACGCGGCGGGCGCGGATGAACTGTGCTTCCTGGACATTACCGCAACGCATGAGGCGCGCGGCACCATATTGGACGTGGTGCGGCGCACCGCGGAGGTCTGCTTCATGCCGGTGACGGTCGGCGGCGGCGTGCGCAGTCCGGAAGATGCGCGGGCGCTGCTGCTCGCCGGAGCGGACAAGGTGGCGGTGAACAGCGCCGCGGTCGTCCGCCCCGAAGTGGTGGCGGACATTGCCGACCGCTTCGGCAGCCAGTGCGTGGTCGGCTCGGTCGACGCCCGGCGCGTCGGGGAAGGCCGCTGGGAAATCTTCACCCATGGGGGGCGCAAGCCGACCGGCATCGACGCGCTGGAACATGCCGTCAGGCTGGCCGATCTGGGCGCGGGCGAACTGCTGGTCACGTCCATGGACGGCGACGGAACCAAGGCGGGTTATGACCTTGCCCTGACCCGCGCCATCGCCGATGCGGTGTCGGTCCCGGTGATCGCCAGCGGCGGCGTCGGCACGCTGGAACATCTGGTGGAGGGCGTGATCGAAGGCCATGCCAGCGCCGTGCTGGCGGCATCTATATTTCACTTCGGTCAACACAGCATTGCCGAAGCGCATCAGGCACTTGCGGCTGCCGGCATTCCCGTCAGGGCGGGTTGA
- a CDS encoding PEP-CTERM sorting domain-containing protein, whose amino-acid sequence MNVNKLFLTAGVAALMGAAAPAEASWCWGKKCGGSSSSSGGGSSSGGTPTPVPEPEQMALFGLGAAVLGARVFAARRKRK is encoded by the coding sequence ATGAATGTGAACAAGCTGTTTCTGACCGCTGGCGTGGCCGCTTTGATGGGCGCGGCGGCTCCGGCCGAGGCAAGCTGGTGCTGGGGCAAGAAGTGCGGCGGCTCGTCCAGTTCTTCGGGCGGCGGCTCCAGTTCCGGCGGCACGCCCACACCGGTTCCCGAACCCGAACAGATGGCCCTGTTCGGCCTGGGCGCGGCGGTTCTGGGCGCACGGGTTTTCGCCGCTCGCCGCAAGCGGAAGTAA
- a CDS encoding phosphoribosyl-ATP diphosphatase, with protein MRATLFDLEQTIRQRRQADPSQSYVAKLTARGRGKIAQKVGEEAVETIIAAMASDRQGAIGESADLLFHLLVLLADLDIGLDDVLDELDRREGVSGIAEKASRKTD; from the coding sequence ATGCGCGCGACCCTATTCGATCTTGAACAGACCATCCGTCAGCGGCGGCAGGCCGATCCCAGCCAATCCTATGTGGCCAAGCTGACCGCCAGGGGGCGGGGCAAGATCGCCCAGAAGGTGGGCGAGGAAGCGGTCGAGACGATCATCGCCGCCATGGCATCCGACAGGCAGGGCGCGATCGGTGAAAGCGCGGACCTGCTGTTCCACCTGCTGGTGTTGCTGGCCGATCTCGACATCGGCCTGGACGATGTGCTGGACGAACTCGACCGGCGCGAAGGCGTGTCGGGCATCGCGGAAAAAGCCTCCCGCAAGACCGATTAA